From a region of the Schistocerca nitens isolate TAMUIC-IGC-003100 chromosome 8, iqSchNite1.1, whole genome shotgun sequence genome:
- the LOC126198458 gene encoding uncharacterized protein LOC126198458, which produces MKGGLVLLIACVFLVAYCALLAAADDGDEVVEEVGEKRDADDDDTDSIADEDDDDSGIDEGLTIESRRALKGAHARAGRAKHARAGSRHAAGRAANRPHAKSGAAHRA; this is translated from the exons ATGAAGGGAGGCCTCGTCCTGCTGATCGCCTGTGTGTTCCTCGTGGCGTACTGCGCGCTGCTCGCTGCTGCAGACGATGGCGACGAAGTTGTGGAAGAAGTAGGAGAAAAGAGAGACGCTGATGACGACGACACCGACAGCATAGCAGACGAGGACGACGACGACAGCGGAATTGATGAGGGTCTAACTATAGAGAGCAGGCGGGCACTGAAAG GTGCTCACGCCCGGGCTGGCCGCGCCAAACATGCGCGGGCAGGCAGCCGACACGCTGCGGGCAGAGCTGCAAACAGACCCCATGCCAAGTCAGGCGCCGCCCACAGAGCGTAG